GAAACTCCTCCCACATTCAGGACATTTATAGGGTCTCTCTCCTGTGTGGATCCTCTGGTGTCTATGGAGGTCTCCAGCCAGTGTGAAACTCCTCCCACATTCAGGACATTTATAGGGTCTCTCTCTTGTGTGGATCCTCTGGTGTCTATGGAGGTGCCCTGAGTCTGTGAAACTCCTCCCACATTCAGGACATTTAtagggtttctctcctgtgtggatcCTCTGGTGAACATGGAGGTGCCCAGCCTGTGTGAAACTCCTCCCACATTCAGGACATTTATAGGGTCTCTCTCCTGTGTGTATCCTCTGGTGTCTATGGAGGTCTCCAGCCAGTGTGAAACTCCTCCCACATTCAGGACATTTATAGGGTCTCTCTCTTGTGTGGATCCTCTGGTGTCTATGGAGGTGCCCTGAGTCTGTGAAACTCCTCCCACATTCAGGACATTTATAGGGTCTCTCTCCTGTGTGGATTCTCTGGTGAACATGGAGGTGCCCAGCCCGTGTAAAACTCCTCCCACATTCAGGACATTTAtagggtttctctcctgtgtggatcCTCTGGTGAACATGGAGGTCTCCAGCCCGTGTAAAACTCCTCCCACATTCAGGACATTTAtagggtttctctcctgtgtggattCTCTGGTGAACATGGAGGTCTCCAGCCAGTGTGAAACTCCTCCCACATTCAGGACATTTAtagggtttctctcctgtgtgaatcctctggtgaaCATGGAGGTTCGCAGCCCATGTGAAACTCCTCCCACATTCAGGACATTTAtagggtttctctcctgtgtgaatcctctggtgtcTATGGAGGTCTCCAGCCAGTGTGAAACTCCTCCCACATTCAGGACATTTATAGGGTCTCTCTCCTGTGTGGATTCTCTGGTGTCTATGGAGGCTCCCAGCCAGTTTGAAACTCTTCCCACATTCAGGACACTGAAACagtttctctcctgtgtggatcCTCTGGTGCTGGTGAAGGCAATTTGATTTTATAAATTCCCTCTCCTGTGCAGATTGTGTGAACGATCCCTGCTCAGTTTGGTGACCATTGCTGGAAGGAGAGTTTTGTCCTGTTGGAATATGTTCTGAGGATTCTGGATGTCTTCTGATGTGTTTGTGAAGGAAACCTGCAGTGGTAAATCCAACACTGCAATGAGGGCAAGGATGGCACTCATCTTGTTCCCCTGCTGAAGAAAGAAGGacaattgtcagtgtgatgaaaGATCGATAAGTTTCTTTTGGAGATAAATTCAGGAATGTGTGGAGATTGTGGTGGGgggttgatgcaaccatcaattcacacaaaacaaggagtagaagtaaactgtggctttaatcgactagaacagtgtctgcctgcgactgctctgctactgagAGCCGCCGAAAGGGCGACTGCTCttcatacctcccctcaaggggaggagccaggggcggagcccacaaaggcaccaacatgatacatcacaggtaataccttacaatggtccataggtggagccctcatgggcaatagcgtgatacagttacatacatggtgaatggttaatgcaatatgttcaccgcattcaccccctgttaaaatatgaagtccggtgggggtgaagggttcacaagttcagcctgtccggcacccggatcgtgcgctgtgatcgccggagctctggtatcgcagctggcccgggtgtcaaacTCATCCGTGCTGGCGTGGATAATGACgttgccggtgcgggtacagacgtggactccgggagcatgtcttcCAGAGCTTCGTTCTTGTGGGTCGgtgaagagggaatggggggggggggggcgggagggggtgcgggtgccatgtaggggtgggggcgctggtcagcgtaggttgggtgaGGTAAGTTGGGTTGGCGGTGGTAGTGGAGCCTGCGGGTGCTAGGTCCCGGAGGGGTGTTCTATGTATGCgcactgggggttggtgtgtaggagctggaccctctcaaccagggggtcggacttatggctcctgatgtgtttgcggagtaggatgggctccggtgtcttcagccagggcagaagcgaggccccagaggtggatttcctggggaaaacaaacaggcggtcatgaggagtcttgtttgtggccgtgcaaaggagggacctaatggagtggagcgcgtcggggaggacctcctgccagtgggaaactgggagattcctagaccgtagggccaggaggacggtcttccagactgtcgcgctctccctctccacctgcccttttccccggggggttataactggtagtcctgctcgaggcaatgcccttactgagcaggtattgccgcagttcatcgctcatgaatgatgagccccagtcactgtgaacatacgtggggaaaccaaacagggtgacgatactatgtagggctttaatgacggtggcagcggtcatgtcggggcaggggattgcaaagaggaagcgggagaattcgtcaatgacgttgaggaaatatgtgttgcggttggtgggggggaggggccctttgaaatcgatactgaggcgctcaaagtgccCGGATGCCTTTACCATGTGGGCCTTATCcggacgatagaagtgcggcttgcagatCGGGTAGTCCCtgatcatggctctgacctcctcagtggagtagggcaggttgcgggtcttgatctagtggagaagccgggtgacccctgggtggctgaggtcagcgtggatagcccggagtcggtcctcttgcgcgctggcgcatgtgcctcgggacagggcagctgggggctcgttgagcttcccagggcgatatactatatcgttATTATAGgcagagagttcgatcctccacctcaagatcttgtcgtactGGATTTTGCCCGctgcgtattattgaacatgaaggctaccgatcgttggtcggtgacgagggtaaacctcctaccagcgaggtagtgcctccagtgccgcacggcttccacgatgggttgggcttctttttcgaccgaggcgtgtcgaatttcagaggcggtgagggtgcgtgaaaacaatgctactggcctgcctgtttgagggaacggcgagggtgacctctgatgcgtcgctctccacctggaaggggacggactcgtccaccacgcgcattGCGGCTTtcgtgatgtccgccttgatgcaggagGGTgcacatacggtcagggtcgggtccgagAACTTCGTTTTCCACGACGCAGCCAAGGATggttagcctggttgtgcggaaaatgcatttctccttgttgtaagtgaggttaagggtttgggtggtctggagaaatctctggaggttggcatcgtggtcctgctaatcatggccgcagatggtgacgttgtcagtacagaaacgtggccgcagcccgtactggttcaccattcggtccatggttctttgaaagaccaagaccccgtttgtgatgccgaaggggacccggaggaagtggaagaggcagtcggctgtctgcctcaaaggccgtgtagtggcagtcccgggagctggtggtacgcagacttcagatccaccgtggaaaacacCTGGTAGTGCgctatctggttaaccatgtctgtgaTCCAGGGAAGGGGGTTCGCatcaaggtgcgtgtaccggtttatggtttggctgtaatctacagccatccggttcttttccccggtcctgacgaccaccacctgcgcTTTCCAGGGGCTACtgttggcctcaatgatcccctcccgcaagagtcgttgGACCTCGGCCTGATAAAATCCTGTCCTGAATGCTATACCGCCtgtttctggtggcgactggcttacagtcggcggtgaggtcagCGAAGagcggggagggtcgacctttagtatCACAAGtgaacatacggtgagtgggggtaggggcccgccgaatttcagagttaggctcttgaggttacactggaaatccagtcccaacaggagaggagcgcagaggtcagggagtacAGATAGCTTAAAAtcggcgtattcggcgccctgtattgctagggttgcggtagtgcacccccggatctgcaccacgtgcgatccagaagcgagggagatggtttggtgtgccgggaagattgggagcgagcagcgtcttaccatgtctgggtgaataaagctctccgtgctcccggagtcgaacagacaaggggtttcgtgtccattgacccggacgctcatcatggagctccggaggtgtttaggtcgcgactggtccagggtgaccgcgctgagttgtgggtagctggcgtggttggaggtgctggggtggtcccaaggtggcggccccagtcggtcgcacgtgtcgggcggcgttgcagatggcggccaagatggttgCCCCTGTCGGTCGCACGTTTCGGGCAGCGAGGAGGATGGCGTccatgatggcggcccccatgagtggcACGTGGAGCGccacgtgggcgaggatggccaagatggcggcccccgtgagtcgcacacgttgtgcgggcttgaagatggctgcccccacggacagcacaagGTTGATGACGTAttcgggggcggagccggcaggcaagctctacactgcgggatctgcgggcctgtgagtctgagggtcgggcctgcgattttgagagtctggacctggccaggcaaaccttagcaaaatgtcctttttttccgcagtcgctgcagttccgggccgggcagcgctgcctgggttgCTGATGctagccgcagaaatagcagggtagcccccccgttTTGGGGGgtcagccgtgcggcacaggcctgggtacTCTTtcatcgggggtccacgagggggtcgcatgatcatacgggaacgcgttgaggctttggaacactACTTCTAGGGAGtaggctagctttaccgtgtcttccaggtctagggcaaccTTCTCGAGTAGGCTCTATCTCATGTAGTTGgatctgactccagccacgtaggcgtcccggactgCGAGGTCcaaatgttgagtggccgtaacggcctggtagttgcaacttcacACAAGGGTTTTGAGGTTGCatcggtactcctccagcgattccccggggcgttggcgacgcgtagtgaggagatgccgcacgtgcacctcgttcactggccttacTTATCGGCGCCTCAACATCGCGAGCGCGTCTGCATAGGTggaagcttcctcgagttgaacagagattcgatggctcacccgggcgtggaggaggctcagcttctgatcgttggagacagaaggcgaggaggaggctgcgaggtaggcctcaaaacagcggagccagtgcggaaAAATCCCTTTTACCTCCGCGGCTTGCGGGTCgaattccagtcggtcaggtttgagggccgattccattgtggcgttgtcgtcgattaaattgatgtgaccatcaattcacacaaaacaaggaatagaagtaaactgtggctttaatcgactagaacaatgcctgcctgcgactgctctgctactgagagccgcctacagggctactgccctTTATACCTCCCCAcaaggggaggagccagaggcggtgcccacaaaggcaccaacatgatacatcacaggtaatactttacaatggtccataggtggagtcctcatgggcaacagcgtgatacagttaaatACATGGTGAATgattaatgcaatacattcaccacaggggttCAGGGATTTGCATTCTCACATCTAAGGCAGAGCTTGTGGGTTCATGTCTCCCTCAAGAGATATTTGTGTGTAATCCAGAAGGAcaatgcaatgctccagtgaaggagtacagcactgtcagaggtccagtcTCGCAAAGCGTGCTAAACTGCACATTGCGTGTGCATTAAGGTGGACAACATCAATCCCATGGCTCAATATAAAGAAGTGCAGGATGTTTTCCTCGTGTCAAATCAATTATCTTATCGCTGttgttgggatcttgctgtgtatcaGCTGAGCTGTTCTAACCACTTAAATAACAACAATGATTGCACTCCTAAAGGCAACAGATTGGATCTAATGAAAATTGGGACATCCCATGTGATTCTAACAGGATAATTCTTTCTAAACCTGAAAACCTCCTGCCCCAGGACAGGAAATTCCCACATGAGGTTAGCGGACTTTTCCCTGGTCCCTCAAATTATCCATCCATCCTGCAACAATTCCTGTGGTGAACGGGACCAGACGATTTACGCCACTGTGGATACAAACTCTTTCAGACTGACTTCTGCTTCCAACTGAGAATTGACATAGCAACAACTTACTGTTTTGGGATCAGGAAAGGAGCACTTGCTAAAATGCTCTTTTGCCAATCCAGGAGTACAACGGGTAATGACACTGCCTCACCTAACATCCAGATAGAGATGCAGAAACCCAATGAACCAAACATAAAATTACGGTGAATCTTAAGATTTCAACTACTTTCTTAACCCTATCATAACACAAAAGTCACATTCAGTTCATTATCTTAACCTCTGGTTAACAAACAGCTGATCTGTAGATACAGTTTCTCCTGAATTACTCGATCACAACCTCAAATAACTTTGAATATCACAATTAAATCTCTTCTTGACCTTCAGACACTAAGGAGAAAGATTTTAGCCTCTTTACACACAAGTGAAGTCTCCCATTTCTAATTCCATtctggatcctccgtttcgccggcagcgcactcacgcctgcagatttcccgtcggcatgggggtgcccacaatgggaaaccccattagccagcTGCGGGAAGCAGGAGCCCGCTGTGGCGGGGGCATGCGGCACCAGACAACGGATGCAGTGGACCGGAGAATTCCATCCCAGGTCTCTGTTCCTCCATCCCCTTGCACATTGTACCATTTCATTTCTATTGCGCCTCCTCACAGTTCTTTGCCTGAAATTTAATCTACTCTGTGTCTTTCCATCGCACCACTCTAGCTCCATCTTCCTGAGAACTTTTTTCCTCCTCTTCACTATTTACTTTATTTTCAAGCTTTGTGCCAGCTGTAAACATTGATATGATGCTCCCTTTACCCACGTCCTGGTCATTGATTTGTATCAAAACGGTCAGGAGTCTAAACACTGTCCACTGGGTGAAACACGTGTAATTGGCTCAAGCTTGGTGAACAGCCATTCCATTCAGCATTACTGTCTGCTTCCTGTCCTCCAATCTATTTTGTATCTACTGTACGGCTGCAACATTAATCCAACAGACTTCAATTTATCAACACGTCAAGAAGAGACATTTTATCACATTGGTATTCTTACAGGACACAAAAAAACTTTCACTAAAGTTCCCAGTCCtggtcaggggtgaaattctcccgaaactgcgtgatgtccgccgactggcgcccaaaacggcgccaatcagacgggcatcgtgccaccccaaaggtgcggaatgctccgcatctttgggggccgagccccaacattgagaggctaggccggcgccggaggaatttccgccccgccagctggcggaaacggcctttgttgccccgccagctggcgcggaaattacatccccgggcggcacatgcgcgggagcgtcagcggcagcggtggagaccgtggcggaggcggaagggaaagagtgcccccacagcacaggcccgcccgcggatcggtgggccccaatcgcgggccagatcgggccccccccccccccccaggaccccggagcccgcccacaccgccttgtcccgccgttcaaaaggtggtttaatccacgccggtgggacaggcaatttatcaacgggacttcggcccatccgggccagagaatcgagcgggggggcccgccaatcggcgcggcccgattcccgcccccgccgaatatccagtgccggagacttcggcaaccagcgggggcgggattcacggcagcccccggcgattctccgacccggcggggggtcggagaatgacaccccagtatCCTTACATTTTGATTCTTGTTTTGCCGTCCACATTGTCGTCCATTTGATGCCGAGTTCCTTTGCATATTCATCACCGTACCAGACCAGCAGCTCACACCGAGGAGGAATAGGCTTGCAGCTCCTGTAATAAATTTTTCCTTGCTGCTGGAAGGCTACAAGGTTCTGCTCCTCTTCCTTTCTGGCACAGTTAACAAATCTGGGACAAGAGAAGTGAATACAGAACTAGTGAAAGCTCAGTTCAAAATGTGGCATGAATACAGAATGAGAGACATGTTAGTATAGTGTGTTCGGCTGACGGGGCATGCCCCCAGCTATTGCCAAATTTCAACTTTAAACACGCTGTCAGGAGACATCATTCACAGAAGACCAATGAACTGAGTGTAGATATTAAAATAATCACCTGAACGTTTCTGGGCAGATGGAGGAGTTTAGAGGAGGGGGTCGATGTACCCTGCAATATGTTCATGGTTTCCCAGTCCTCCTGCTGCGCTCTTCGAGAATAAGCCCAGTAT
The window above is part of the Scyliorhinus torazame isolate Kashiwa2021f chromosome 12, sScyTor2.1, whole genome shotgun sequence genome. Proteins encoded here:
- the LOC140387081 gene encoding uncharacterized protein codes for the protein MVASTPHHNLHTFLNLSPKETYRSFITLTIVLLSSAGEQDECHPCPHCSVGFTTAGFLHKHIRRHPESSEHIPTGQNSPSSNGHQTEQGSFTQSAQEREFIKSNCLHQHQRIHTGEKLFQCPECGKSFKLAGSLHRHQRIHTGERPYKCPECGRSFTLAGDLHRHQRIHTGEKPYKCPECGRSFTWAANLHVHQRIHTGEKPYKCPECGRSFTLAGDLHVHQRIHTGEKPYKCPECGRSFTRAGDLHVHQRIHTGEKPYKCPECGRSFTRAGHLHVHQRIHTGERPYKCPECGRSFTDSGHLHRHQRIHTRERPYKCPECGRSFTLAGDLHRHQRIHTGERPYKCPECGRSFTQAGHLHVHQRIHTGEKPYKCPECGRSFTDSGHLHRHQRIHTRERPYKCPECGRSFTLAGDLHRHQRIHTGERPYKCPECGRSFTQAGDLHVHQRIHTGERPYKCPECGRSFTQAGNLHVHQRIHTGEKPYKCPECGESFVHRYQLKAHTCYESCHQCGKVFKDSAAFKMHLRKCFET